From a region of the Manduca sexta isolate Smith_Timp_Sample1 chromosome 19, JHU_Msex_v1.0, whole genome shotgun sequence genome:
- the LOC119189779 gene encoding short/branched chain specific acyl-CoA dehydrogenase, mitochondrial-like: MTQSPINLCSNLKIYLFKLSFFKALLNRHESPTASESVIAVKKQRKKLSARRFIKIIYFLQLMGIETPEQYSGSGCGFLTMMLVVEELSRVDPAVAAYVDIHNTLVNSLFMKIGTEEQKQKYLTKLCTEYAGSFCLTEPSSGSDAFSLKTVAKKDGDHYVINGSKMWISNSDVAGVFLVMANADPSKGYKGITCFIVERETPGLSVAKPENKLGIRASGTCMVHFDNVRVHESAILGEYGKGYKYAAGFLNEGRIGIAAQMIGLCQGCMDATIPYTLERKQFGKNIYSFQGISYQIAHLSTQLEAARLLTYNAARLKEHGQEFVKEAAMAKYYASEIAQTLTSKCIDFMGGVGFTKDFPQEKFFRDAKIGTIYEGTSNMQLQTIAKLLEKQYTQ, from the exons ATGACTCAATCGCCTATCAATTtatgttcaaatttaaaaatatatttatttaaattgtcttttttcaAAGCTCTTTTAAATCGTCATGAATCTCCCACCGCTTCCGAAAGTGTCATCGCTGTGAAGAAGCAGCGCAAAAAACTTTCAGCAAGAcgatttatcaaaataatatattttttacagttaatGGGTATCGAGACTCCCGAGCAATACAGCGGGTCTGGCTGCGGATTCCTTACGATGATGCTGGTAGTGGAAGAGTTGTCCAGGGTGGACCCTGCCGTGGCAGCATACGTCGACATCCACAACACCCTCGTCAACTCCTTATTCATGAAGATTGGTACAGAGGAACAGAAGCAGAAGTACTTGACAAAGCTTTGCACTGAATAC GCAGGCAGCTTCTGCTTAACAGAACCCAGTTCAGGCTCCGACGCGTTCTCACTCAAGACTGTTGCGAAGAAGGACGGCGATCACTATGTAATCAACGGCTCCAAGATGTGGATCTCCAACTCCGACGTTGCTGGAGTATTCCTCGTCATGGCGAATGCTGATCCGTCCAAG GGGTACAAAGGCATCACGTGCTTCATAGTGGAGCGCGAGACTCCCGGCCTGAGCGTCGCCAAGCCCGAGAACAAGCTCGGCATCCGCGCCTCCGGCACCTGCATGGTGCACTTCGACAACGTGCGAGTGCACGAGTCCGCCATATTGGGAGAATATGGGAAGGG ATACAAGTACGCAGCAGGTTTCCTGAACGAGGGTCGCATAGGCATCGCGGCGCAGATGATCGGACTCTGCcagggttgtatggacgctacCATCCCCTACACGCTCGAGAGGAAGCAGTTCGGAAAGAACATCTACTCCTTCCAG GGAATAAGCTATCAAATCGCGCACCTGTCAACACAACTGGAGGCCGCACGACTGCTCACATACAACGCTGCGCGACTCAAGGAGCACGGACAAGAGTTCGTCAAGGAGGCCGCCATGGCCAAATACTACGCTTCCG AAATCGCCCAAACGCTTACATCCAAGTGCATTGACTTTATGGGAGGCGTAGGCTTCACTAAAGATTTCCCTCAAGAGAAGTTCTTCCGGGACGCCAAGATCGGCACCATCTATGAAGGCACCAGCAACATGCAGCTCCAGACCATTGCCAAGCTACTTGAGAAACAGTACACACAGTAA
- the LOC115442045 gene encoding SRR1-like protein, with amino-acid sequence MSKSNVDSDGFQIVKSKRSTKNKQTKVPPKNLQFHGEDVNIDVATSVCRIQSSVEELKVSEYFKSITNTVSNLLQSSNGVEIVCFGLGHIAECNISRYQLGLLLCLKDLCKAEKVLAHDPIFYKSECAVLKELGIDVIAENNEGCYVISDEKITIFYLPHCPKQLTNNLLWSNWTVNLSNCILICNSFTSLVERQPSRVLSETVPYIQKIFPHTSEVILENNFQFTDIFNDISIHHFPKEKLEKLESDFWINKEKPSYNNTEEFITSLMIEKLNI; translated from the exons ATGTCAAAATCCAATGTTGATAGTGATGGTTTTCAAATAGTAAAATCGAAACGTTctactaaaaacaaacaaaccaaaGTTCCTCCGAAGAACTTGCAATTTCACGGGGAGGATGTAAATATTGACGTCGCAACATCCGTGTG ccGAATACAATCATCTGTGGAAGAATTAAAGGTTTCTGAATACTTTAAAAGCATAACTAATACTGTGAGTAACTTATTACAATCCAGTAACGGCGTAGAAATTGTATGCTTTGGACTTGGTCATATAGCAGAGTGTAATATTTCGAGATACCAATTAGGTCTGTTATTGTGTTTGAAAGATCTTTGTAAAGCTGAAAAGGTGTTAGCACATGATCCTATATTCTATAAAAGTGAGTGTGCCGTGTTAAAAGAGTTAGGTATTGACGTTATTGCAGAAAATAATGAAGGTTGTTATGTAATTTCTGatgaaaaaataactatattttatttaccccATTGCCCAAAGCAACTGACTAATAATCTACTATGGAGTAATTGGACTGTAAATCTAAGTAACTGCATATTGATTTGCAATAGTTTTACATCATTGGTAGAGAGACAACCAAGTAGAGTGTTGTCGGAAACTGTACCAtacatccaaaaaatatttccgcACACTTCAGAAGTCATATTAGAAAACAACTTCCAATTCACTGATATCTTTAATGATATTTCCATTCATCATTTCCCTAAGGAGAAGTTAGAGAAACTTGAATCAGATTTCtggataaataaagaaaaaccatCATACAATAATACAGAAGAATTCATAACATCTCTCATGATAGAGAAACtgaacatttaa